TGGAACAAGAACTCGTGGCAAAAATCagcttttgttgtagtgtgaaAGCTTTTAGGGATATGATTATTCTTCTGGTGTTTGGCAATTCGAAGCATATGGGTATGTGCCATGTGGTACATCCGGCGTGTGTGTCATGCAAGTGTTTGGATCAAGCCCGCGGCCTCATGCCACAACCCTAATGGTTAGAGTATATAATGATTCGCCCTCTTACTATAGGGCTCCGGTCCTCGTCCCCAACATTTACGACACATGGTTTCGGCTGACCGTAATCCACGACGTTGAAGCCTCGAATGTAAAGGTATATATAGATGGATTTCTCAAGTACGAGCTAGGCACCTGGCCGTGGGGGAAAATCTCATTACTTCAAATGTACGTGGAGTCTATGCACAGAACATGATGGTTCTAATTCCTATTATATGGAGTCCCGTTGTAAGGAAATCAAAGTTCTTAAAAAATGACATGCATGATTGAtccttttaataatatataattctcGATCGACGTTTGTAAGGGTATGTTTAATTATTACGGGGCTTAGCGTGGAAGATCATGATCATTGTTATATTCCCAgctgtaataaataaaattaacctCTTGCTTTTCCTGCGCGCATGCATGTATTTGTACGTACGTACCCTTTGtctcattctcttcttctttaaaCTGGCTTTATATATGATTCTCTTGTTCTTTGGTCGATCGTGATCAATATCCCCAAGTGGTTGTGAGGGTTCTTAATAGATCAATGAAGCAAATGGGCATTCGGGGGTTCCTCAATGCTTAAACCGTGTGGAGTACTACGTACTCGATCTATATATGCAACATGAGAACTATGATGCATGGATCTAATTGGCCGTAGTTGCATGCATCCAGAAAGAACATGGGATTGATTTGGGAGCTAGTTCTAAagaaaatgtaattaattaatgctggattcttgtttcgggcatatatatatataatatatgcaaCATGGGATTTGTAGATTTAAagactatatatttatagattaagTCATGACAAAGGACAAAACTTCGTGACCTTATATGATCCAAGAAACTACATTTGAAAAATAAGGGGTGTGTGACCAAGCGAATGAAAGGTAAAAATAGCTAGCGAGTGGCCGTTAGATACTGATATATTATAGTGAGatgcttaattaattagtactGTGTTACATTAAGAAATAGGCCGTGAAAATGTAAATGTCTGCTCCCTCGAACACGTCTGGCCCATTTTAGAGtgtaagaaaaaacaaaaattaattggCCCATGCAGGTCTCGAACCTGCGACCTTCGCGTTATTAGCACGACGCTCTAACCAGCTGAGCTAATAAGCCTGTGAACAAAATCCCCGATGTAGTACAATTTATAACAATAGTTTTAGAAATGACGTCATCTTCAAAACTAACGTAACATAATAATTAacaagggctttgctacatacagtcgggaaatgcaatcggctgtacggaatgaataaaaaaaaattacaaaaaaattattttatattcagggagacctacatgaattataaaaagttataaaaataattttttttttttcatataggtcccgtattaatttttttttacagtcgactgcacgccgactgcatttctcggctgcacaaatcatttctgaatTAACAATGATGCCCAAACCTTGTACGTAGCTcgttatttcttttattttatcgaGCGTATCAAGCTAATTACTAATTAAGGTAATGGAACTAGGGAACTAATTTCCTAGAAATGGTCGCCGCCGCCGTGGCACCCTGATCGCTTGATATTGGTGGCTGTAGCTGTGGGGGTGTTGCGGCACCAGAAGAATCACAGTAGCCACGGAGAATATCGCCTTCTTGTTCAGTGAAGCCGAGGGAGGCAAGCATGGCAGGCCAGCACTCGTGCTCTACGACCCTGATGGCACGGCAGCAGCTGGGGCCCAGATAGATCTCCCCGTTGAGGAAGAACAGGACGACCTCGCCCATGCACGATTGGAGCTCGAACAAGGAGCCCCAGCAGTTGGACTGGCTGTAGTCGTTGTCCAACTGCAAGCGAGCTGCCCGTGTCGAACCGGAGTTCAAGGGCGGTACTCCTGCTGTCGCCGTCGTGGTCACTGTCCATGCTATGATCAGTACTGTTACGAGAACGAGCGTTGAAGAGTAGGCCGCCATGATCAGGGTGAGAATTGAGGGGCGGATAAGATGGATAGACGGTATGAGGCAATGATGGCtttcagatatatatatatatatatatatatatatatatatatatactataaaagCTAGGGCAATTGAAATGTCCGAAACCATTAATATTGGAGTAGAAGTGAGGCCGGGGAGGCCAAGAGATCCTTAGAGATCAAttggaattaatattttatagctAAGCCGTTAAGTGAGAAGATCATGTAAAGGCCATCTGTGCCtataaatgaatgaatgaaattaattaattacgagTGAGTTCGTGCATGTGGTTCGTCTTCATCATATGGAATAGGGCTTGTTGATGGGATGTCATAACAATCACGCGAGTTTATGATCAGTAAGTAGGGAGTACTTAATTAGTCTAAATAAATTAGGGGATCATTCATCATTGCCTCATGCAGAACTTGATCAACCAATTACATACGTACGTTACAATAATCTTTCAGTCATGACTATATCTGATGTGGCACTTGTTCCCTCAAAACATCAGATATGTGGTCTTAAATACTTGATTAAATCCTAATTATTATGATCttgactaataaattaagtTTACGGTGAAACTTTCTCTTTATCTCTGTAATTTCCCGGCCGccgttatatataattttgaactTCTAAACCAATGCATGatgcatcatatatatacaaCCGGAAATTCTCAAGGATATTACTAACGGCCGAAATTTAAAACCAACTTTGATGCGTAAGGGTTCTGGCATAGATCCAGACTTGCGATATGAAGGGATCGACAGgactaaaatcttttttttttttttttttttttttttttatagaaacatAACAATATCATTGAATAGAACTAATTATAGACAATTATCAAACCATAAGGCTTGAGAAAGACAATATGGAATACTATCTCACCACGTACATCTTCatattctccactctccaagcaTATCTAGCCAGTGAATGTGTTACTATGTTACCTTCTCTATACACATAAGTAAAAGAAACATTATAAAAAGGATAGAGAGACGCTGCACTTCTGAGAACAGGTTTCCAAGCATAGAATTAAGCATAGCATTTTGTTGTAAAACTTCTACTAAATGCAAACAGTCACTCTCCACGACAAGATGTGAGATGCTCATTGTAGAACACAACTGTAACCCACGGAATATAGTTAACAATTCCATAACTTCCGGGTTAATCACATCTAATTCCAGTTTAGAAACAACTATGAGTAGCCTACCAGTAGAATCACGAGGAAGGACCCCAATACTAGCCTTGTGAATATCTGAAAACAGGGCACCATCaatgttgagtttaagaacccCAGAAGGGGGAGGCTGCCAACAGAAATGATGTCGGAGTTGGGGCTGAGATTTAAGAGCAACCGATTTATAACTCTGCGACAGACCCAAAGAATGAGAAATAACATGACTGGGACTCAAACAAACATGGTCAAACTCCCATTTATTGCGCCTAAACCAGAACGCCCAGGcaatgcagaaaaaaaaaaaaacaactagaGAATTAATATTTTGAGCTTCAGCAATAGACAAAGCCAAATCTGTAAAACTAGTTGGTGAAAAATTTGCCATAGAAGGAAAGAACTGGGTCCATGAAGACCGAATCTGGGCACAACcaaataaagcatgcaataAATCCTCATTAGAGTGGAGACAGAAAATACAAGATGCAGTAGGGAGCACATGTTTTTTCAGCAAATTAGTCTTTGAAGGTAAACTGTCATTACAAGCCCTCCATacaaagattttaattttattaggaATAGGAAGTCTCCACAAAACTTTCCATAAATGCGTATAACGCCCCATTGAGGAGCATTCAGCTGTATTATCACTAGACTTGTTCATAATCAATTTATAGCAACTTTTAACAGAGAAAAGACCACTTCTCTCTGGACCCCAAATCATCTTATTAGTAGTACCCGGAGGGAAAATCATGACCTTCAGAATATCAGCCACAAccattggattgaagagagatcTAAGTTTGGACAAGTCCCACCCCCTAGCATTTCCAAGAAACAGAGAAGCCACAACATCAGAAGTCAAATGCATAGCAGAATCCAGCTCACCACTCAATGACCTATGTCCCGGGACCCAAGGATCCTGCCACACCTTGATAGTCTGCCCATCACCAAGCTGCCAAAAGTAGCCCTCCAGTAACCACCGCTTCGCCTCCCAAATGCCCCGCCATGTATAAGAAGGATAATGCCCCAAACTAGAGTCCAAAAAAGTTGATTGAGAAAAATATCAAGCTTTAAGAAGCTTGTACAGTACCGAGTTCTCATTTTGTATCAGCCGCCACCCTTGCTTAGCAAGAAGAGCAAGATTAAAACTTCTAAGATCCTTAAAGCCCAACCCTCCTCTACTTTTTCCTCCACACATATGTTGCCAACTAATCCAATGAATACGACGCTCCTCCCGTTtttgcccccaccaaaatctgaCCATTAAAGCCTCTAAATCTGAACAAAAATTAGCAGGCAATAGGAAACAGCTCATGGAATAAGTTGGGATCGAAAGAGCAATAGCTTTCAAGAAGATCTCCTTACCCCCTTGGGACAacaatttttccttccaactttGTAACTTTTGCCACACACGCTGCTTGATAGATTGAAATGCCCAAGTTTTGGATCGACCAACAATAGGGAGTAAGCCAAGGTACTTCTCATACTGCTGAATTTCACCATTTCCCCATAATAGACGGATCTCTTGTTGAAGTTCCAGCCCCACATTACAACTAAAGACCATAGATGTTTTCTCCTTGTTAATCTTCTGTCCTGAACAGCTTTCGTAGATTGCTAACACATCTTGCACCCTTCTATTTTCAGCCACCGAAGCcttacaaaaaataacattatcaTCCGCGAAAAGCAAATGATTAATAATTAGGGCATTTCTACAAATTTTCAGACAAGAAATTTCC
The genomic region above belongs to Carya illinoinensis cultivar Pawnee chromosome 4, C.illinoinensisPawnee_v1, whole genome shotgun sequence and contains:
- the LOC122308516 gene encoding egg cell-secreted protein 1.4-like, whose protein sequence is MAAYSSTLVLVTVLIIAWTVTTTATAGVPPLNSGSTRAARLQLDNDYSQSNCWGSLFELQSCMGEVVLFFLNGEIYLGPSCCRAIRVVEHECWPAMLASLGFTEQEGDILRGYCDSSGAATPPQLQPPISSDQGATAAATISRKLVP